A single window of Mugil cephalus isolate CIBA_MC_2020 chromosome 1, CIBA_Mcephalus_1.1, whole genome shotgun sequence DNA harbors:
- the LOC125018709 gene encoding leucine rich adaptor protein 1-like, with protein sequence MDEDGAVSPILKDIETKLGRKVPDSLVRSLAGGKPGDGSKHEKSPHLSNCKFCANSTDLKRLESKMLLLKQEMANLRAIDVKLMQQLMSINEGIESIRWVMEDKGGVASQDGSLTGSLYSLSDSQDGASLRGSFSSLNDGNSDGLDGLSVGSYLDTLAEDLPDDPSPTDLDRYVDKTVIDGEAFSKSPLKLRVESDEYYCFG encoded by the exons ATGGACGAGGACGGCGCAGTGTCTCCCATTTTGAAGGATATAGAGACAAAGTTGGGAAGAAAAGTTCCGGATAGTCTCGTGCGTTCTCTCGCCGGGGGAAAACCCGGCGACGGCAGCAAGCACGAGAAGTCGCCACATTTATCCAACTGCAAATTTTGTGCCAACTCTACGGACTTGAAGCGTCTGGAGAGCAAAATGCTGTTGCTGAAACAAGAAATG GCAAACCTGCGAGCCATCGACGTGAAGCTGATGCAGCAGCTCATGTCAATCAACGAGGGCATCGAATCCATCCGCTGGGTGATGGAAGACAAAGGAGGTGTCGCCAGCCAAGATGGCAGCCTGACGGGCAGCTTGTACAGCCTGTCAGACAGCCAGGATGGCGCCTCGCTGCGAGGCAGCTTCAGCAGTCTGAACGACGGCAACAGCGACGGGCTGGACGGCCTGTCTGTCGGCAGTTACCTGGACACACTAGCGGAAGATCTCCCGGACGACCCGTCGCCCACAGACCTCGATCGTTACGTGGATAAAACTGTAATTGACGGCGAAGCCTTCAGCAAATCACCTCTGAAACTCAGGGTGGAATCGGACGAGTACTACTGCTTTGGATAA
- the LOC125018705 gene encoding 5,6-dihydroxyindole-2-carboxylic acid oxidase-like isoform X1, with amino-acid sequence MWQCCVLVLMGAVLVSAQFPRECVTPQGLRSGECCPSPFGLTNDPCGSSTGRGQCVSVNVDARPHGPQYPHDGRDDRERWPIRFFNRTCQCNGNFSGYNCGRCKHGWTGANCDQRVSVVRRNVMQLSADQKRAFIAALDQAKRTVHPDLVIATRHYSEVFGPDGNTMQFENITIYNYFVWSHYYSVSKTFLGVGQASFGGVDFSHEGPGFVTWHRFHLLQLERDMQDMLQDPSFALPYWNFAIGGSTCDICTDDLMGARSSFDMNSLSSNSIFAQWRVVCESVADYDTLGTICNSTETAPIRRNPAGNVNRPMVQRLPEPQDVADCLQVNTFDTPPYYSTSSESFRNTIEGYSAPQGNYDPVVRSLHNLAHLFLNGTGGQTHLSPNDPIFVLLHTYTDAIFDEWLRRHSPAGSAMYPAENAPIGHNRGYNMVPFWPPVTNSEMFVTAPENLGYSYEAEWPAQAFTMTEIITMAIVAALVVVALLFAATTCVVRARSYRMEGHQPLLGDQYQRYDDDKSQSVV; translated from the exons atgtggcagtgttgtgttttggtgCTTATGGGCGCGGTGCTGGTGAGCGCTCAGTTCCCCAGAGAATGCGTGACACCGCAGGGACTCAGGAGCGGGGAGTGCTGCCCGTCGCCCTTCGGACTGACCAACGACCCGTGCGGCTCTAGTACGGGGCGCGGACAGTGCGTGTCCGTCAACGTGGACGCGCGCCCGCACGGGCCTCAGTATCCGCACGACGGTCGGGATGATCGGGAACGCTGGCCCATCCGTTTCTTCAACCGCACTTGTCAATGCAACGGGAACTTCAGCGGCTACAACTGTGGCCGCTGCAAACACGGATGGACGGGAGCCAACTGTGACCAAAGGGTGTCTGTTG TAAGAAGAAACGTGATGCAGCTCAGCGCGGACCAGAAGCGTGCGTTCATCGCCGCACTGGACCAGGCCAAGCGCACCGTGCACCCCGACCTGGTGATCGCCACCCGCCACTATTCGGAAGTGTTCGGCCCCGACGGGAACACCATGCAGTTCGAAAACATCACCATCTACAATTACTTTGTGTGGTCCCACTATTACTCCGTCAGCAAGACGTTCCTGGGTGTCGGACAGGCCAGTTTCGGCGGCGTGGACTTCTCACACGAGGGCCCCGGGTTTGTGACCTGGCACAGGTtccacctgctgcagctggagcgAGACATGCAG GACATGCTGCAGGACCCCTCCTTCGCTTTGCCCTACTGGAACTTTGCCATCGGTGGAAGCACATGCGACATCTGCACAGATGACCTGATGGGAGCCAGGAGCAGCTTCGACATGAATTCCCTGAGCTCCAACTCCATCTTCGCCCAGTGGAGGGTCGTCTGTGAGAGCGTGGCAGACTACGACACACTGGGGACCATCTGCAACA GCACGGAAACGGCTCCCATCAGAAGAAACCCCGCGGGAAACGTTAACAGGCCGATGGTCCAGCGCCTCCCAGAGCCCCAGGATGTGGCCGACTGTCTGCAGGTTAACACTTTTGACACGCCTCCCTACTACTCCACCTCCTCTGAGAGCTTCAGGAACACCATTGAAG gctACAGTGCACCCCAGGGGAACTACGACCCCGTGGTGAGAAGCCTCCACAACCTGGCCCATTTGTTCTTGAATGGCACAGGAGGACAGACTCACCTCTCCCCCAACGACCCCATCTTCGTGCTGCTCCACACCTACACCGACGCAATATTTGATGAATGGCTGAGGAGACACAGTCCAG CAGGCTCAGCCATGTACCCTGCAGAAAACGCCCCCATCGGTCACAACAGGGGCTACAACATGGTGCCCTTCTGGCCTCCGGTGACCAACTCGGAGATGTTTGTGACTGCCCCTGAAAATCTGGGCTACTCCTACGAAGCTGAATGGCCAG CCCAAGCTTTCACAATGACTGAAATCATAACCATGGCAATCGTGGCTGCCCTCGTGGTCGTGGCCCTGCTTTTCGCCGCCACCACGTGCGTCGTGCGCGCCAGGTCCTACAGGATGGAGGGCCACCAGCCTCTGCTCGGGGATCAGTACCAGCGGTACGACGACGACAAAAGCCAGTCTGTAGTTTAG
- the LOC125018705 gene encoding 5,6-dihydroxyindole-2-carboxylic acid oxidase-like isoform X2 encodes MWQCCVLVLMGAVLVSAQFPRECVTPQGLRSGECCPSPFGLTNDPCGSSTGRGQCVSVNVDARPHGPQYPHDGRDDRERWPIRFFNRTCQCNGNFSGYNCGRCKHGWTGANCDQRVSVVRRNVMQLSADQKRAFIAALDQAKRTVHPDLVIATRHYSEVFGPDGNTMQFENITIYNYFVWSHYYSVSKTFLGVGQASFGGVDFSHEGPGFVTWHRFHLLQLERDMQDMLQDPSFALPYWNFAIGGSTCDICTDDLMGARSSFDMNSLSSNSIFAQWRVVCESVADYDTLGTICNSTETAPIRRNPAGNVNRPMVQRLPEPQDVADCLQVNTFDTPPYYSTSSESFRNTIEGYSAPQGNYDPVVRSLHNLAHLFLNGTGGQTHLSPNDPIFVLLHTYTDAIFDEWLRRHSPGSAMYPAENAPIGHNRGYNMVPFWPPVTNSEMFVTAPENLGYSYEAEWPAQAFTMTEIITMAIVAALVVVALLFAATTCVVRARSYRMEGHQPLLGDQYQRYDDDKSQSVV; translated from the exons atgtggcagtgttgtgttttggtgCTTATGGGCGCGGTGCTGGTGAGCGCTCAGTTCCCCAGAGAATGCGTGACACCGCAGGGACTCAGGAGCGGGGAGTGCTGCCCGTCGCCCTTCGGACTGACCAACGACCCGTGCGGCTCTAGTACGGGGCGCGGACAGTGCGTGTCCGTCAACGTGGACGCGCGCCCGCACGGGCCTCAGTATCCGCACGACGGTCGGGATGATCGGGAACGCTGGCCCATCCGTTTCTTCAACCGCACTTGTCAATGCAACGGGAACTTCAGCGGCTACAACTGTGGCCGCTGCAAACACGGATGGACGGGAGCCAACTGTGACCAAAGGGTGTCTGTTG TAAGAAGAAACGTGATGCAGCTCAGCGCGGACCAGAAGCGTGCGTTCATCGCCGCACTGGACCAGGCCAAGCGCACCGTGCACCCCGACCTGGTGATCGCCACCCGCCACTATTCGGAAGTGTTCGGCCCCGACGGGAACACCATGCAGTTCGAAAACATCACCATCTACAATTACTTTGTGTGGTCCCACTATTACTCCGTCAGCAAGACGTTCCTGGGTGTCGGACAGGCCAGTTTCGGCGGCGTGGACTTCTCACACGAGGGCCCCGGGTTTGTGACCTGGCACAGGTtccacctgctgcagctggagcgAGACATGCAG GACATGCTGCAGGACCCCTCCTTCGCTTTGCCCTACTGGAACTTTGCCATCGGTGGAAGCACATGCGACATCTGCACAGATGACCTGATGGGAGCCAGGAGCAGCTTCGACATGAATTCCCTGAGCTCCAACTCCATCTTCGCCCAGTGGAGGGTCGTCTGTGAGAGCGTGGCAGACTACGACACACTGGGGACCATCTGCAACA GCACGGAAACGGCTCCCATCAGAAGAAACCCCGCGGGAAACGTTAACAGGCCGATGGTCCAGCGCCTCCCAGAGCCCCAGGATGTGGCCGACTGTCTGCAGGTTAACACTTTTGACACGCCTCCCTACTACTCCACCTCCTCTGAGAGCTTCAGGAACACCATTGAAG gctACAGTGCACCCCAGGGGAACTACGACCCCGTGGTGAGAAGCCTCCACAACCTGGCCCATTTGTTCTTGAATGGCACAGGAGGACAGACTCACCTCTCCCCCAACGACCCCATCTTCGTGCTGCTCCACACCTACACCGACGCAATATTTGATGAATGGCTGAGGAGACACAGTCCAG GCTCAGCCATGTACCCTGCAGAAAACGCCCCCATCGGTCACAACAGGGGCTACAACATGGTGCCCTTCTGGCCTCCGGTGACCAACTCGGAGATGTTTGTGACTGCCCCTGAAAATCTGGGCTACTCCTACGAAGCTGAATGGCCAG CCCAAGCTTTCACAATGACTGAAATCATAACCATGGCAATCGTGGCTGCCCTCGTGGTCGTGGCCCTGCTTTTCGCCGCCACCACGTGCGTCGTGCGCGCCAGGTCCTACAGGATGGAGGGCCACCAGCCTCTGCTCGGGGATCAGTACCAGCGGTACGACGACGACAAAAGCCAGTCTGTAGTTTAG